A segment of the Asterias amurensis chromosome 11, ASM3211899v1 genome:
gaaaatcgaAACTTAGTTTGTTGATGTGGGACGAAAACTCCAGTTTGGGAAGACCAGCACCTTTGGGCTAggataatattaacaaatgaaaaagggtACCCGGCTGGCCAATTTCATTCATGAAAAGTAAAAGTAGGTTGTTTTTAAGCCAGCCAACAGTTGAAAACTACTGATGTTGGAGATATTTGATCTATACAGGCATACGTGGTTCTCTTTGAGTCAGAACTTTCGGTACAAGATTATGAAGCCATTCATTTTTTAAACGTCGAGATTTGGGTGGGTGGGCAGGGTGGGTGGTGTGGGTCAAAGCATTATCGAcgaaaatataatatttttaacattgaGTAAAGTGCGAACGAATAAGCCCTTGCATGTTAAATTGGTGTATACCActgtccctttaaagacactggacacctttggtattgccaaagaccagtcttcgcacgtggtgtatctcaacatattatataagcgtaaaataacaaacccgtgaaattttgaactcaattattCGTCGAaattgtgagagaataatgtgGCACAtggttgtgtgatttcagataccTTGAagtcgagacctcagctgaggtctcgaattcaattcaaatatcaactacgttacttcagagggagccttttctcacaatgttttatactatcaacagctctccattgctgaaACCATTTGGACAAACACATGTGTTCAACATTAACTACTTTTTCCTTCTTTCCTTCATCAATTGTCTTTTCCGTGCTCCTTCTCAAGGTATGCACGCCTTGGTTTGCATCTTAATCTCCCCCTTCGCCTCCAGAGATTTCAGCTTGTTATACTCAAAGATAAAATCATGTCTGGCAGTCTGGTACTCGAAGTCCATGTCTTCGTAGTAGTGATGAGGCACTCGGACACCGTTCGGGCCTTCGTTGAACGGGTAGAACCCGTACAGGGTTATGTTAGTGCAGAATGTTCTAGCCACTGCAAACATGTCCAGGCCGAGTGTGGCGAAGCCTCCAATGCCAAATTCTCTGTGAGAGTGGTGAAAAATTAGATGGAGGGTAATACATATTGGTcgcttaaaacaaaaaagaaaaacccatTGCATTGAGGAGAGTTAATAGGGAGGATAAGAGACGCCGCCAGGGATCTACCCTGCGGTCGACATGATGATACTTGTTTATAAGAAACTaatgtgcccaatttcatgaggggctttgtgcacaaaaaatagctaagtACATCAAAGTTATGCTAATTTAAAAATGATTATGGTTACCAACGATAATACCATTCTTCAACGATctgtgactgatatcctgctcacATGCATTGCAGAAAATGGTCAAGCATCGTTTTTGTTACTTAAATTTTAGGTTGTCGCACTTTGGTGAAAGACTCTAAATTTGACCACACAATTATTTAGTTGGTGAGAGCATTTCCCTCCACGAAAACAATTGAATCTGAAGAAACgattctggggggggggggggagccgTAAACTACGTGAAACTAAAGTATTTGGAAAAACAGAATTGCATAAATTTACAGTTCCATATTATGGTTGGAACCAAGtgggtcccggaagttcaaacgCACGTGAGAATGGAACTGCTTGTTGAACAGTGATGTGCACGCAAagttaaaatttcattaaaaactaaAAGTACAATTATTGACCGTCTTACTTCTCTATGCTGATGGACTTCCAATTATAAGCCATATGAACATCCATGTACTGATGATCAATCAGTTTCTCAGTCAGTTTGCGAATGGTCTCCCTCTGGTACAGTTTACCGAGAGATTTGGGATACCACAAAATGGAATTCTTCAGCATCTTGATGCGCTCCAGGAGAATCCTGTTGTCCAAGTTTGTTGGTCCGCTCTGGACAATCGAGGAGTACATCCTGTTTAGCATCTCTAAGTTGAATGCCGTGATCTGAGTCCGTCTGCCGACGTCTGATTGGTAGCCGTCCACTGGGGCAAGGTTGGCCCGCATGATGAAGTCATGCTCATCAATATCCGGACCACATCCACTCCAGGAGAGTATACCCCCGTTGCCCACGATGGCACACGAAGCTTGCCGTGGAATGAGGTACATGTCCGGGTAGTGTTCGTCCATGATGCACCGGTCAATGTCCCGGAAGGGCGGGAGGATCTCGTCTGGGGGCTCCGGGACGTAGATGATGGGGTATGCGGTCTGGCGGAACTTCATGTAGTTGGTGGGAACCTTGGCGCGGTAGACTAGAACGGCTTTGTCCAGGGAGTAGCAATCTCCCCCCAAACCACtgtaaataaaatgtaaagCGTCTCTATTAAATTTTAACTACCTTTCAGTGTATGATCCATGTGgaaccaggcctgtatgcttagtTTTAGAAAAGgtaagggcaccgaggcattttctccttggtaatgAGGAAATTTCTACTGAAGGACACCAGGACAACACCCGGGAGGGGGAggggcatggagacaatcgCCTTCGCTGCCTCCCTGTCTCAGGCCCGCGGAACCGTTCTATAATCAAGAACATGACAATCTAATAACTTGTGTTTCAAATGTTAAGGTAACTTAAGGAAATAAAGGTTGTAGAATATTGACAACAACTTCCATTGTACATGGTTGTGATTTTGTCTCTTTACAACCTGACCATTCTGCTACTGACATTACCTAGATTGACCATCTTTTCAGATGACACATAAAAGTAGACCTGTAAAGACCCATGTTGTTCGTCAGATATTAATTAGTTTTGTAGGCCAAAGCGAGAAGTTTTTATATACACCATTCGTTCTGTAACAAAAAGTCGGTTTGTATAATTGAGCCTCGTCCTAAACGATCGACGCAAGCTTAACCTTTCGTGACAGCAGAAGCCTTTAAAGTTGCCTGTGATCGttttcgaacccacgacttcGGCTccagcttggccccgcggttgtttttaTAATTGCACGTGCTTTGCGTAATTGTGCCCAGGGCTCCGTACAGACGACAGTacggagcctgaagctgaatccaaagcgtTAGCCGTGGATTCGAGAAGGGCCTATTATTGTTGTAAATGCCTGTTGTACAAAGTACTTACGTCATACACACTTGCTTGCAGTGTAGCGAGACTGGGACCACCTTTTGAGTGGGCGGATCATCATCCTTCCGAGGGAGGACCTCGATGATCTGTGGCGTTACTTTAACACGGGCCAACCCTTTCCCTGGACGTCCATTTCTGTGGATGATGAGAGTGCTCTTGGTTGGAGCATAGCGACGGCCTAGAAAGTGTGTATTGGTCAACGTTATGATGGCCACCAGGCTAACTAAGGCTGCTACTGTCCACAGTCTCGTTGTTCGGGATCGCATGATGGATGCAGTATCGGGAAGGGTTGGACTCTGCTCCTTGTGAATTATGAAGACCTGCACTCAcgaacacaacaacaacacgtCAAAAATGCACACATTCTTAAACATGCATCCCtgtcatcttttgttcttttcatTGTCCCTGTACTCAagattttcccattgactttgtaCACACATATTCTTATGGAGCACCCGGTCTTTAAAACTTCCCTATGGAGTCATTTCATTTTCCTTTTTTCGTTTTGTCCTTGTTTCGGAAGATACCGAGTATGAGAGCACTCACGAGTAATGTCGTCTTGTGACCtgtggtcaatttcacaaagagttaggactagtcctaacttaggactagccctaggagatatacaaattgcatgggtactcctaagttaggacgagtaactggtcctaactctttgtgaaatccaccccaggcaaCGAAActcgaaagaagaaaaaatgtataaaaagtaCACTTCTGACTTATCTTGGTACTTTGTTCATTCTGTGATGGCTTGTTTTGAATTATACCAAAGTTTCAAGGAGGAGGCATCAGATTAATACTTTTTTGTGATGGCCTTTACAATCTGTAAGCTCTTTGAGCATTGAGGTTGATAGTGACGacttgaagggaaaaaaataagcagcttcaaGACCAAGTCCCTAtttgtggtctaaatgaaatggcgctatataaaaacccattgtattgtattgtattgtattgtattttacaCCAGAATATTATGCCT
Coding sequences within it:
- the LOC139944246 gene encoding alpha-2,8-sialyltransferase 8B-like isoform X2 gives rise to the protein MRSRTTRLWTVAALVSLVAIITLTNTHFLGRRYAPTKSTLIIHRNGRPGKGLARVKVTPQIIEVLPRKDDDPPTQKVVPVSLHCKQVCMTGLGGDCYSLDKAVLVYRAKVPTNYMKFRQTAYPIIYVPEPPDEILPPFRDIDRCIMDEHYPDMYLIPRQASCAIVGNGGILSWSGCGPDIDEHDFIMRANLAPVDGYQSDVGRRTQITAFNLEMLNRMYSSIVQSGPTNLDNRILLERIKMLKNSILWYPKSLGKLYQRETIRKLTEKLIDHQYMDVHMAYNWKSISIEKEFGIGGFATLGLDMFAVARTFCTNITLYGFYPFNEGPNGVRVPHHYYEDMDFEYQTARHDFIFEYNKLKSLEAKGEIKMQTKACIP
- the LOC139944246 gene encoding alpha-2,8-sialyltransferase 8B-like isoform X1 is translated as MLRGLHASTPDVFIIHKEQSPTLPDTASIMRSRTTRLWTVAALVSLVAIITLTNTHFLGRRYAPTKSTLIIHRNGRPGKGLARVKVTPQIIEVLPRKDDDPPTQKVVPVSLHCKQVCMTGLGGDCYSLDKAVLVYRAKVPTNYMKFRQTAYPIIYVPEPPDEILPPFRDIDRCIMDEHYPDMYLIPRQASCAIVGNGGILSWSGCGPDIDEHDFIMRANLAPVDGYQSDVGRRTQITAFNLEMLNRMYSSIVQSGPTNLDNRILLERIKMLKNSILWYPKSLGKLYQRETIRKLTEKLIDHQYMDVHMAYNWKSISIEKEFGIGGFATLGLDMFAVARTFCTNITLYGFYPFNEGPNGVRVPHHYYEDMDFEYQTARHDFIFEYNKLKSLEAKGEIKMQTKACIP